From a region of the Cucumis sativus cultivar 9930 chromosome 6, Cucumber_9930_V3, whole genome shotgun sequence genome:
- the LOC101219966 gene encoding uncharacterized protein LOC101219966 isoform X1 translates to MGILHSFIFPLPIISQVSAISVNNCILLRDRSSIFKIGMVVEELLVGAALGALLGELLKGVMNLMEKSVHFKPELELLKSQIEFLQPLVDQVDELGEDFKLRYSDQTLKILIRKGKQLIRECNDAAIQNTLSRYFKIQLCYTKDLRRLDAELKRAGSNLRLELYVQQMKKLQALEINYNNDGRYGRILDRAKLIVTSILTHVGYNFTFVTNILDKLFSGESGSNNNKYNIKLPLLFYHDQRLKGKAGVNSLHALLGRAVEHIKDDPKKGRIAGIIEEIIKKWGEGRFEKIFHRTFETTIVAADEKLQIWFACNLSTTRERGENETVAAFGVLFVSSAKLAFWSFKPTPLPHSSNVNTQSLYLKVVIPFELLKDVEYDGDQKCIRVIAIDDQKFEFMNFRNYNFAKEGIQQIPLAPIWTR, encoded by the exons ATGGGTATTTTGCATAGTTTTATATTCCCACTTCCAATCATCTCCCAAGTTTCTGCTATATCAGTTAATAATTGTATACTTTTGAGAGACAGATCATCGATCTTCAAAATAGGAATGGTGGTGGAGGAATTGTTAGTCGGAGCGGCTTTGGGTGCTTTATTAGGAGAGTTGCTGAAAGGGGTTATGAATTTGATGGAAAAATCCGTTCATTTCAAACCTGAGCTTGAACTACTCAAATCACAGATTGAGTTTTTACAGCCATTAGTGGATCAGGTGGATGAGCTTGGTGAGGATTTCAAGCTTCGCTATTCTGATCAAACCTTGAAGATACTCATACGTAAAGGTAAGCAACTTATTAGAGAATGCAATGATGCTGCCATACAAAATACTCTCTCCAGGTACTTCAAGATTCAACTATGTTACACAAAAGACCTTCGAAGATTGGATGCTGAACTTAAAAGGGCGGGAAGCAATTTGAGGTTGGAATTATACGTAcaacaaatgaagaaattacaaGCTCtggaaattaattacaataatgatGGCCGCTATGGTCGAATTCTAGATCGAGCCAAATTAATTGTAACCAGCATCCTTACGCATGTTGGTTACAATTTTACATTTGTAACCAACATCCTCGATAAACTATTTTCGGGCGAGAGTGggagtaataataataaatataatatcaagCTGCCCTTGCTGTTTTATCACGATCAGAGACTCAAAG GGAAAGCCGGTGTAAATTCTTTACATGCTTTGTTGGGAAGAGCTGTAGAACACATCAAGGACGACCCAAAGAAAG gcCGGATTGCGGGAATAATTGAAGAGATAATAAAGAAGTGGGGGGAAGGTAGATTTGAGAAGATATTTCATCGCACGTTTGAAACAACTATTGTAGCAGCTGACGAAAAGCTTCAAATATGGTTTGCTTGTAATTTGTCAACTACAAGAGAGAGAGGTGAAAATGAAACAGTAGCAGCATTTGGTGTTTTATTTGTATCTTCAGCAAAGCTTGCATTCTGGAGTTTCAAACCTACTCCACTACCACATTCCTCCAATGTTAATACACAATCCCTGTATCTCAAG GTAGTTATACCATTTGAGCTACTAAAAGACGTTGAGTATGATGGAGATCAAAAATGCATACGAGTCATCGCCATTGATGACCAGAAATTTGAGTTTATGAATTTCCGGAACTACAATTTCGCTAAAGAAGGCATCCAACAAATTCCACTCGCACCCATTTGGACTCGCTAG
- the LOC101219405 gene encoding L-ascorbate oxidase homolog, whose amino-acid sequence MEKQGLLRLIFGAFALLSVSLVNAENPYRFYTWTVTYGTISPLGVPQQVILINGQFPGPKLEVVTNDNIILNLFNKLDEPLLLTWNGIKQRKNSWQDGVVGTNCPIPLNSNYTYSFQTKDQIGSFAYFPSTQFHKAAGGFGALNVYQRPRIPIPYPIQDGDFTLLIGDWYKTNHKSLQESLDSGGSLPLPDGVLINGQTHSTFTGDQGKTYMFRISNVGLSTSLNFRIQGHKMKLVEVEGSHTLQNLYDSLDVHVGQSLSVLVTLDQAPKDYYIVASTRFTKTVLTATAVLHYSNSNSPVSGPLPAGPTIEVDWSVKQARTFRWNLTANAARPNPQGSFHYGKIIPTKTIVLATSAALINGKQRYAINRVSYVNSDTPLKLADYFNIPGVFSVDSLQSLPSDGPAFIATSVLPTALHDFVEIVFQNNENTVQSFHLDGYDFWVVGYGSGQWSQDSRNSYNLVDALTRHTAQVYPNSWTTILVSLDNQGMWNLRSSIWERQYLGQQFYLRVWTQTQSLANEYNIPSNALLCGKAVGRH is encoded by the exons ATGGAGAAACAGGGTTTGCTTAGACTGATTTTTGGAGCTTTCGCTTTGCTGAGTGTTTCATTAGTGAATGCTGAAAACCCATATAGGTTTTACACTTGGACTGTGACATATGGGACTATCTCTCCTCTGGGTGTTCCTCAACAG gtAATCCTCATCAATGGTCAATTTCCTGGCCCTAAACTAGAAGTAGTTACCAATGACAATATCATCCTTAATCTTTTCAACAAGCTGGATGAGCCTTTGTTGCTTACATG GAATGGAATTAAGCAAAGGAAGAACTCATGGCAAGATGGAGTGGTTGGGACCAATTGTCCAATTCCTCTAAACTCCAATTATACCTATTCCTTCCAAACCAAAGATCAAATTGGATCTTTTGCATACTTCCCTTCAACTCAATTTCACAAAGCTGCTGGTGGATTTGGTGCCCTGAATGTCTACCAGAGACCGAGAATTCCAATCCCCTATCCTATTCAAGATGGAGATTTTACTCTACTCATTGGTGATTGGTACAAGACCAATCATAAg TCCCTGCAAGAATCTCTAGATTCAGGAGGATCTCTTCCTTTGCCTGATGGCGTCCTTATTAATGGACAAACTCATAGTACTTTCACTGGCGATCAAG GTAAAACTTACATGTTCAGGATCTCAAATGTGGGTTTGTCAACATCTCTTAACTTTAGGATTCAAGGACATAAAATGAAGTTAGTTGAGGTTGAAGGATCTCATACTCTCCAGAACTTATATGACTCTCTTGATGTTCACGTCGGTCAATCTTTATCAGTTCTAGTCACCTTAGATCAGGCCCCAAAGGACTATTACATCGTTGCGTCAACACGCTTCACTAAAACTGTACTCACAGCAACTGCAGTGTTACATTACTCAAATTCCAATTCACCTGTTTCTGGACCTCTACCTGCTGGTCCTACCATCGAAGTAGATTGGTCTGTTAAGCAAGCCAGAACTTTCAG GTGGAACTTAACAGCAAATGCAGCTAGGCCTAATCCACAGGGCTCTTTCCATTATGGGAAGATTATCCCAACAAAGACAATTGTTTTGGCAACTTCTGCTGCTTTAATTAATGGAAAACAGCGATACGCCATCAACCGTGTCTCATATGTTAATTCTGATACCCCTCTAAAGCTTGCTGATTACTTCAACATCCCTGGCGTTTTCTCTGTAGATTCCCTCCAGAGCCTTCCCTCTGATGGCCCTGCCTTCATTGCTACTTCTGTATTACCGACAGCTCTCCACgattttgttgaaattgttttcCAGAACAATGAGAATACCGTGCAATCCTTCCACCTTGATGGTTACGATTTCTGGGTGGTTGG GTATGGCTCTGGACAATGGAGTCAAGACAGTAGAAACTCCTACAATTTAGTAGATGCTCTAACCAGACACACCGCACAG GTGTATCCTAATTCATGGACAACCATATTAGTGTCATTGGACAACCAAGGGATGTGGAATTTGAGGTCTTCAATCTGGGAAAGACAGTATCTTGGCCAACAATTCTATCTCAGAGTCTGGACTCAAACTCAGAGTCTTGCCAATGAATATAACATCCCTTCAAACGCCTTGTTATGTGGCAAGGCCGTGGGACGACATTGA
- the LOC101219966 gene encoding uncharacterized protein LOC101219966 isoform X2: MGILHSFIFPLPIISQVSAISVNNCILLRDRSSIFKIGMVVEELLVGAALGALLGELLKGVMNLMEKSVHFKPELELLKSQIEFLQPLVDQVDELGEDFKLRYSDQTLKILIRKGKQLIRECNDAAIQNTLSRYFKIQLCYTKDLRRLDAELKRAGSNLRLELYVQQMKKLQALEINYNNDGRYGRILDRAKLIVTSILTHVGYNFTFVTNILDKLFSGESGSNNNKYNIKLPLLFYHDQRLKGKAGVNSLHALLGRAVEHIKDDPKKGRIAGIIEEIIKKWGEGRFEKIFHRTFETTIVAADEKLQIWFACNLSTTRERGENETVAAFGVLFVSSAKLAFWSFKPTPLPHSSNVNTQSLYLKVGT; this comes from the exons ATGGGTATTTTGCATAGTTTTATATTCCCACTTCCAATCATCTCCCAAGTTTCTGCTATATCAGTTAATAATTGTATACTTTTGAGAGACAGATCATCGATCTTCAAAATAGGAATGGTGGTGGAGGAATTGTTAGTCGGAGCGGCTTTGGGTGCTTTATTAGGAGAGTTGCTGAAAGGGGTTATGAATTTGATGGAAAAATCCGTTCATTTCAAACCTGAGCTTGAACTACTCAAATCACAGATTGAGTTTTTACAGCCATTAGTGGATCAGGTGGATGAGCTTGGTGAGGATTTCAAGCTTCGCTATTCTGATCAAACCTTGAAGATACTCATACGTAAAGGTAAGCAACTTATTAGAGAATGCAATGATGCTGCCATACAAAATACTCTCTCCAGGTACTTCAAGATTCAACTATGTTACACAAAAGACCTTCGAAGATTGGATGCTGAACTTAAAAGGGCGGGAAGCAATTTGAGGTTGGAATTATACGTAcaacaaatgaagaaattacaaGCTCtggaaattaattacaataatgatGGCCGCTATGGTCGAATTCTAGATCGAGCCAAATTAATTGTAACCAGCATCCTTACGCATGTTGGTTACAATTTTACATTTGTAACCAACATCCTCGATAAACTATTTTCGGGCGAGAGTGggagtaataataataaatataatatcaagCTGCCCTTGCTGTTTTATCACGATCAGAGACTCAAAG GGAAAGCCGGTGTAAATTCTTTACATGCTTTGTTGGGAAGAGCTGTAGAACACATCAAGGACGACCCAAAGAAAG gcCGGATTGCGGGAATAATTGAAGAGATAATAAAGAAGTGGGGGGAAGGTAGATTTGAGAAGATATTTCATCGCACGTTTGAAACAACTATTGTAGCAGCTGACGAAAAGCTTCAAATATGGTTTGCTTGTAATTTGTCAACTACAAGAGAGAGAGGTGAAAATGAAACAGTAGCAGCATTTGGTGTTTTATTTGTATCTTCAGCAAAGCTTGCATTCTGGAGTTTCAAACCTACTCCACTACCACATTCCTCCAATGTTAATACACAATCCCTGTATCTCAAG GTTGGAACTTGA